The stretch of DNA ATAAATAACAATATTGTAGTTCGTCGACGGGGGACTGTGGCGGGGTGGAATGTAACAAAAATGTCAAAATACAAGACTTGACCCCATTATCTTTCAAGACTTGACCCCATTATCTTTTAGTTGTTTTTTTGTATTTACATGTCCCGCCAAGATGATAATGTCATAGTATCAGCAAAATAGAAATGTCATAGTTAATAAAATTCGTGTCATAATTAGTCTAGAGTTAATAATAATTAATTAGACTAATATGTACGAAAAACAACTAATAACTATGACTCAAAAAGAAGCTAGACGCTATGACGTCATTAAGAAACTAATAGGTAAGAAAATAAATGGAACCGATGCCTCAAAGCAATTAGGATTGTCTGTAAGGCAAATAAAAAGAATTAAAGCCAGAGTTCTGAGTTTAAAAATTAAAGGAGTGATCCATGGTAATCGAGGCGGAAAAGGTAATCGTCGAATAGATGAAACAATGGTCGAAAATGCTAAAAAAATATTAAATGAAAAATACCATGATTTTAATCCTCTTTTAGCACAAGAGCACTTGCGCGATGATGATGGAATTGGGGTTAGCAAAGAAACTGTCCGTCGGTGGCTAATAGATGAAAAGCTCTGGAAACCGAGAAAGAAATCAGAGGTCAAAAAACATGTTTGGCGGGAAAGAAAAGATAACTATGGTGAAATGGAACAATTTGACGGTAGCTATCATAGTTGGTTTGAAGGCAGGAACATCGAAGAGGTGGGTGAAGAACAATGTTTGCTTCTATCCGTTGATGATGCCAAAGGAACAATTACGGGTGCTAAATTTGAGAATAACGAGGGTGTAGAGGCAGTATTTGGTTTCTGGAAAGAGTATTTTGAAGAAAGAGGCCTTCCAATATCAATATATCTGGACAAATTCTCAACATACAAAGTAAATCACAAAAATGCTGTTGATAATAAAGATATGATGACACAATTCGAACGTGCTATGAAACAATTAGATGTTAGAGTGATTCACGCTAGTACACCACAGGCCAAAGGTCGAGTTGAAAAGATGAATGGAACGCTACAAAGAAGATTAGTTA from Patescibacteria group bacterium encodes:
- a CDS encoding ISNCY family transposase — encoded protein: MTQKEARRYDVIKKLIGKKINGTDASKQLGLSVRQIKRIKARVLSLKIKGVIHGNRGGKGNRRIDETMVENAKKILNEKYHDFNPLLAQEHLRDDDGIGVSKETVRRWLIDEKLWKPRKKSEVKKHVWRERKDNYGEMEQFDGSYHSWFEGRNIEEVGEEQCLLLSVDDAKGTITGAKFENNEGVEAVFGFWKEYFEERGLPISIYLDKFSTYKVNHKNAVDNKDMMTQFERAMKQLDVRVIHASTPQAKGRVEKMNGTLQRRLVKEMRLANINTIPEANRFLIEIFIPKFDIQFGIVAKKKNDLHRDLNKKQKDELKRILSIQLERSVNNDYTIRFKNNYYQLKEVQPATVYKRDKVTIEEHLNGELKITLRNKYLDYFKLPERPKKEIEVKLIALTKTKPPGWIPPANHPWRTQFLSNKKQPARTAVNN